The nucleotide window GTTCGTGCGCGTGCAGACGGAAACGTTCGCGCGCGCCGACACCCGGCTTTCGTATGGTTTCGTCGAAGGTCCCGGCACCTATGAAACCACGCTGACGCGTCCCGACCTGTTCGCGCGCTACTACCATGAACAATTCCGGCTGCTGCTGAAGAACCACGGCCAGCAGCACGTGCAGCTGGAGGTGGGCCTGTCGGCGCAGCCGATCCCGATCCATTTCTCGTTCGCCGAGCACGACCACATCGAAGGCAGCATGAGCCCGGAGCGCCGCGCGATGATGCGCGACGTGTTCGACCTGCCGAACCTGGCCGCGATGGATGACGGCATCGCCAACGGCACCTGCGATCCGGCACCGGGCGAGGCGCTGCCGCTGTCGCTGTTCACCGGGCCGCGCGTCGACTATTCGCTGCAGCGGCTGCGCCATTACACGGGAACGTCGCCGGAACACTTCCAGAAGTTCGTGCTGTTCACGAACTACCAGTTCTACATCGACGAATTCGTGCGCCTCGGCCATGCCATCATGAGCCGCGAACCGGCCAGCGAGGAAGACAAGTACGTGGCTTTCGTCGAACCGGGCAACCTCGTCACGCGCCGCGCGGGCCAGGATGCCCGGCCGGGGGACACGCTGGGCGCGCCGCCGCTGCGCCTGCCGCAGATGCCGGGCTACCACCTGGTGCGCGAGGATGGCAGCGGCATCAGCATGGTCAACATCGGCGTCGGCCCCGCCAACGCCAAGACGATCACCGACCACGTGGCCGTGCTGCGCCCGCATGCCTGGCTGATGCTGGGCCACTGCGCCGGCCTGCGCAACACGCAGCAGCTGGGCGACTACGTGCTAGCCCACGGCTACGTGCGCGAAGACCACGTGCTGGACGAAGACCTGCCGCTATGGGTGCCGATCCCCGCACTGGCCGAGGTGCAGGTGGCTATCGAAGGCGCGGTGGCGGAGGTCACGCAACTGACGGGCCACGACCTGAAGCGCGTGCTGCGCACCGGCACGGTGGCCAGCACCGACAACCGCAACTGGGAACTGCTGCCGCAGCGCACGCCGGAGCGGCGCTTCTCGCAAAGCCGCGCGGTGGCGCTGGACATGGAAAGCGCCACCATCGCCGCCAACGGCTTCCGCTTCCGGGTGCCGTACGGCACG belongs to Pseudoduganella albidiflava and includes:
- a CDS encoding AMP nucleosidase codes for the protein MSTRPFIPPERFDDPAAALARVQEIYDGSIRHLRESLQRFVEGETPSHVRACYPFVRVQTETFARADTRLSYGFVEGPGTYETTLTRPDLFARYYHEQFRLLLKNHGQQHVQLEVGLSAQPIPIHFSFAEHDHIEGSMSPERRAMMRDVFDLPNLAAMDDGIANGTCDPAPGEALPLSLFTGPRVDYSLQRLRHYTGTSPEHFQKFVLFTNYQFYIDEFVRLGHAIMSREPASEEDKYVAFVEPGNLVTRRAGQDARPGDTLGAPPLRLPQMPGYHLVREDGSGISMVNIGVGPANAKTITDHVAVLRPHAWLMLGHCAGLRNTQQLGDYVLAHGYVREDHVLDEDLPLWVPIPALAEVQVAIEGAVAEVTQLTGHDLKRVLRTGTVASTDNRNWELLPQRTPERRFSQSRAVALDMESATIAANGFRFRVPYGTLLCVSDKPLHGEIKLPGMANQFYRDRVDQHLRIGIRALELLRALGVDRLHSRKLRSFAEVAFQ